Part of the Phormidium ambiguum IAM M-71 genome is shown below.
TGGTGAGTTGTACCCTTGCATCTCTAAGAGCTTCGATTCGTCGCGGAAAAGCTTGGATCAAGTCTTCCCAATCACTAGGAGTAATCGTTGCAGTTAACAGTTGGCGCGTCCAAGTTTCTAGGTCATCTACACCATCGAGGATGGTGGGAATACCATGACCGAATTGAGATTGTGTGGTGGAACGATCGGTTTGATGGGAGGCTACGCGATCGCTCAACCAAGCTTTTGGCGAAGTAATCAACAACCCAGTAAAATTCGGATCGGGAAGCGCATCACCGACAACAATTTCCTTTTCCGTAGTTAGCCAACTTTGTAATTGGGGAATTTCTACCTTGAGGAGTCGCTGTTGTACTGCTTCCGTCGCCACGACAATTACTGGCTTAGACCACATTAAAGCTGGTGCCAGATAACTTAAACGATAGCGGACATTCGCCGAAGTAGGCGATCCCACTTGAATTAAAGCGCTTCTTTCCAATCTTAAAGCGCGTGCCACCAGCCGAGCCATCGTTAAATGGTGGGGCCAATATGTCTCTTTGCATTCTCTGAGGAATGCTCGCAGTGAGTTATGGACTTCTACCTCAATCATGTCGCTTTTAGATTTTAGATTTTAGATTTTCCTTTGTCCCCTTGCCTTTGCATCCTTTCAGCCTGTGGGTTTTCTTGCTAGATTTTTGTAAAATATTGTTTAAAATTCGATGCAAATGAAAAACCGTTTTTTGCGATTTGTTCTTTTACTGATTCTCTCAGTTATTTTGGGATTAGGTTGGTGGGTTCCGTCTGCTACGGCTGATACCGAAAATCAAAAGCTATTAGCAGAAGTATGGCGCATTGTCAATCAATCATACGTAGATGAAACATTTAACCATCAAAATTGGTGGTTAGTGCGGCAAAACGCCATGAAGCAACGCACCAAGAACCGAGAAGAAACCTATTCTGTAATTGGCAAGATGTTAGCTAGTTTAGACGATCCTTTCACGCGACATCTTCAGCCGAGTCAATACCGGAATTTACAGGTATCTACTTCTGGGGAACTCACAGGGGTTGGGCTACAGATTGCCTTGGATGACGAAACAGGTATTTTACAGGTGATCGCGCCTATTGCGGGATCGCCAGCCGAAAAAGCAGGAATTAGACCGGGCGATCGAATTTTAGAAATCGATCGTGTTTCTACTACTCAGTTTACTTTAGATGAAGCTGCCGCTAAGATGCGTGGCCCAATGGGTAGTCAAGTAATCTTGACTGTGGAAGGGAAACAGGAAGCAGCTAAAGAAGTGATACTAGTGCGCGATCGCATAGCCTTAAATCCAGTAATTGCCGAATTACGTTCTTCTCCCGGAACTGTTCCAGTCGGTTACATTCGCCTGAACCAATTTAATGGTAACGCCGTAGCAGAAGTAGCTCATGCGATCTCTAACTTAGAAAAACAAGGTGCGGACGCTTATATTTTAGATTTGCGGAATAACCCCGGCGGATTATTACAAGCGGGAATTGAAATCGCCCGTTTGTGGTTGGATCGAGGTACGATCGTCTACACAGTAAATCGTCAAGGCATAATTGGTAGTTTTGAAGCTACAAACGCTGCACTCACAAAAGATCCTTTGGTAGTTTTAGTTAATCGTGGTACTGCTAGTGCTAGCGAAATTCTCGCAGGCGCTTTACAAGATAATCAACGCGCCCAAATCGTCGGAGAAAAAACCTTTGGTAAAGGTTTAATTCAATCATTGTTTGACTTGTCTGATGGTTCTGGGTTAGCGGTAACTGTTGCTAAATATGAAACACCTAACCATCATGATATTAACAAGTTGGGGATTACTCCCGATCGTGTAATTAGCTGGGAACCCACTGCTTTCGATCAAGTTGCTACAGCAACAGATCAGCAGTATCAAACTGCTTTTGAGTTATTAACCAGTTCTTCAGTTGTGGCAAATGCCGGATAAGGCAGAAGGGAAGAAAGGCAGAAGGCAGAAGGCAGAAGGCAGAAGGTAAAATTCCCTTTTCCCCTTTCCTTTTTCCCCCTTTTCCCCTTTTCCCCTGCCCCTGTGATTCTTTGCAATTAACTAAGCTTCAGAAGTGTTAAATAAAGCAGCATTGACTTGGACAATACCTTGATTGAGAACAACACCAAGAAAAGAACCGTTAGCAGTAAGACTAATTGCTGTACCTTGAATCAAACCGTCAACAGCAAAGTCATTTAAATCGATTAAGCCTGATTGTTGTGCTGCTCGTAATTCGGGGGATAATTGATTTATAAAGTCAGTAACCGAAACGGGAAGAATTTCTTGTAGAACTAACGAACCAATTCCCCCGGTAAAATTGGTAATTCCTATTTTGTCGCCAGCAGAAAAATCTAAAATTAGATCTGCTTGGGATAGAGCGTTAGCGCCAGTATCTCCGCGCAGGACAAAGACATCAACTTCTGTAGTTCCTGTTTCTGCGACACCTCCACTCAAGGCATCTTGATCGTTGTCGCCAATTAATGTGTCAAGACCTTGCTCGCCCAACAGGACATCACTACCTTTTCCGCCACGAATGGAGTCATTTCCAGCACCACCTACAAGGTAGTCATTGTCTTGATTACCGTTGAGGAAGTCATTTCCATCTTGGCCAAAGATGCTGTCGTTTCCTTCGCCACCGTAAATGGTGTCAGCTAAATCTGGGAGTTGGTTGTTGATACTGCCACCGTAGAGTATGTCATTTCCGATGTCGCCGGAAAAGAAGTCTTGGTCTTGTTCGCCTGCGATCGTATCGTTTCCTTGACCGCCAAAGATGATGTCATTACCTTTTCCTAAGATTAAGCGATCGTTTCCTTGGTTGCCGTTAACGATATCTGCTTGGTTCGATCCAATGACTGTATCGTTTCCGGCTAATGCTAGTAAACCACCTGGTAATGAATCTAGTAGTCCTGTGCCGATCGTAAAGTTATCTGCCAGGTCTGTTAAGACGAAAAATGGTGGACTTGCTGGCATATTTTACTCCCCTTGATAATTGGATAGAGTTCTAAATCAATAATAGTGCGAGCTAATTTTTTCGGTTTATTGAGTTCAGAAGTCATAAAAATGGGGACTTAGAAAGGCAAATCTTTTGGGTTTTTGCCTTTCTAATTTAATTTATGTTTAACAGCTTTCTGTAACAAATTCGCGGCAAGCTTGAATACCCAAATTGGGATTGCTGCGATACTCAGCACTAGGAATTAAGGTGCTAAGTTGATGATTCATACGAATGAAATAGATGTATTCAACGTCAGGGGCATAGTTTACTCCAACGCGGAGGTTGGAAAAATCGTCTTCGCAAATTTCATAACCAAATCTGACGACAATTTGAGCCACTAAACATTCAGGGGTGTCGTCGTACTCGCCACAGGTTTCTCTCTCTTGCCAAAATTTTTCTAAGAATGGTTCGAGGATCGGTAAGACTCTACCAGGTGCGCCATTTCTACTGGCGTAGACGACTACGGGATTGCCTTCAACGACAATATGACAAGGTGTAACCATTTTCTTTCAATCAGGGGTTCCCAATTTAGGGTAGCGTCCTTTGATATTCATGCGATAGAGGAATTTTACATAAAGTTTTCAAAATTCACTGTTTTCTATTTATCGATCCTAAAGCGATCCCAAAGATTTGTGTAAAGATTTATGAAAATCAATCATTTTGTAGCCAAAGTTACAGAATTTCCTGTTATCTTAAAAAGTGAAGGTATAACGAACAAGTTGAACTAGGAGGAAAGGTCATGTCTGCACAAGAACAAGCTCGGTCTTTGATGATGCGTCACCACCATTTGATTAAG
Proteins encoded:
- the ctpA gene encoding carboxyl-terminal processing protease CtpA, with amino-acid sequence MKNRFLRFVLLLILSVILGLGWWVPSATADTENQKLLAEVWRIVNQSYVDETFNHQNWWLVRQNAMKQRTKNREETYSVIGKMLASLDDPFTRHLQPSQYRNLQVSTSGELTGVGLQIALDDETGILQVIAPIAGSPAEKAGIRPGDRILEIDRVSTTQFTLDEAAAKMRGPMGSQVILTVEGKQEAAKEVILVRDRIALNPVIAELRSSPGTVPVGYIRLNQFNGNAVAEVAHAISNLEKQGADAYILDLRNNPGGLLQAGIEIARLWLDRGTIVYTVNRQGIIGSFEATNAALTKDPLVVLVNRGTASASEILAGALQDNQRAQIVGEKTFGKGLIQSLFDLSDGSGLAVTVAKYETPNHHDINKLGITPDRVISWEPTAFDQVATATDQQYQTAFELLTSSSVVANAG
- a CDS encoding calcium-binding protein; translation: MPASPPFFVLTDLADNFTIGTGLLDSLPGGLLALAGNDTVIGSNQADIVNGNQGNDRLILGKGNDIIFGGQGNDTIAGEQDQDFFSGDIGNDILYGGSINNQLPDLADTIYGGEGNDSIFGQDGNDFLNGNQDNDYLVGGAGNDSIRGGKGSDVLLGEQGLDTLIGDNDQDALSGGVAETGTTEVDVFVLRGDTGANALSQADLILDFSAGDKIGITNFTGGIGSLVLQEILPVSVTDFINQLSPELRAAQQSGLIDLNDFAVDGLIQGTAISLTANGSFLGVVLNQGIVQVNAALFNTSEA
- a CDS encoding histidine kinase encodes the protein MVTPCHIVVEGNPVVVYASRNGAPGRVLPILEPFLEKFWQERETCGEYDDTPECLVAQIVVRFGYEICEDDFSNLRVGVNYAPDVEYIYFIRMNHQLSTLIPSAEYRSNPNLGIQACREFVTESC